One window from the genome of Sphingomonas lacunae encodes:
- a CDS encoding DUF1801 domain-containing protein has protein sequence MANKTAKTLPTAADVSAFIAAVPDERRRSEAGVIDTLLRRITGEAPSMWGPTIIGYGSYDYTYDSGHSGTSCRIGFSPRKAQLVVYLIPVFEGSDKAEADRLLDCLGPHSMGKSCLYIRRLDKIDLTALEQLLALSWRLMGERYPTRPA, from the coding sequence ATGGCCAACAAGACTGCCAAAACCCTGCCGACCGCTGCTGACGTGTCGGCGTTCATTGCCGCAGTCCCGGATGAGCGCCGCCGTTCGGAAGCCGGTGTGATCGACACATTGCTGCGCCGGATCACCGGGGAGGCGCCCTCGATGTGGGGGCCGACGATCATCGGCTATGGCAGCTATGATTACACCTATGACAGCGGCCATTCCGGTACCTCGTGCCGCATCGGCTTTTCGCCGCGCAAGGCCCAGCTGGTCGTCTATCTCATCCCCGTGTTCGAGGGATCGGACAAGGCCGAAGCCGACAGGCTGCTGGACTGCTTGGGCCCGCACAGCATGGGCAAGTCCTGCCTCTATATCCGTCGTCTCGACAAGATCGACCTGACGGCTCTGGAACAGCTGCTCGCCCTCAGCTGGCGGCTGATGGGCGAGCGCTATCCGACCAGACCGGCTTAG
- a CDS encoding class I adenylate-forming enzyme family protein, translating to MPTPLDQMIAAGLDAVVGDGKMFQLGTVEKRGVTMPVISNAPPSLPFYFAYFCNLHGSADFLVDGEERLSFAETYARATDVARALVDGFGVKKGDRIGIAMRNAPSWVVTYMGVVMAGGVATLLNGWWQGGELAAGVTDVGCSLVLADEPRARRLAESGIAHGAQVVTLDIGKPIAEAIAPLTAKGGSDATQLPMVMGDDVATILFTSGSTGQSKGAWSTHQAVVQGTFNYIVQTATIVHVLTSVGNAPEGQASTLLNVPLFHVTGEVPVFLQSFAIGRKLVMMPKWDAEEAMRLIEKEKITYFVGVPLMSYEMLIHPNRDKYDLSSCKSFAAGGAPRPRDHVKRLADGMGGGMPLLGYGLTETNGVGCGNLNDNYIAKPDSTGPASLPLVDLAIIDDAGNVLPQGQVGEVSIRTIANFEGYWNNEAATKAAFTDDGRFRTGDLGYLDEDGYLFIVDRKKDIIIRGGENISCPEVESAIYAHAPVAECSVFGLPDERFGEIVGAVVRFKPDEPSTEEALREHLNATLAAFKVPARIWLVDEPLPVLGTGKLDRVGLRKTYQAKFAAEG from the coding sequence ATGCCAACCCCCCTGGACCAGATGATCGCCGCCGGACTGGACGCCGTCGTTGGTGACGGAAAAATGTTCCAGCTCGGCACCGTGGAAAAACGCGGTGTCACCATGCCGGTGATCAGCAATGCGCCGCCAAGCCTGCCCTTTTACTTTGCCTATTTCTGTAACCTGCATGGCAGCGCAGACTTTCTGGTCGATGGCGAGGAGCGGCTTAGCTTTGCCGAAACCTATGCCCGCGCGACCGATGTCGCCCGCGCGCTGGTAGATGGCTTTGGCGTCAAGAAAGGCGACCGCATCGGCATTGCCATGCGCAACGCGCCATCCTGGGTCGTGACCTATATGGGCGTTGTGATGGCGGGCGGTGTCGCCACGCTGCTCAACGGCTGGTGGCAGGGCGGCGAGTTGGCCGCCGGGGTCACCGATGTCGGTTGTTCGCTGGTTCTGGCGGATGAGCCGCGCGCGCGCCGCCTCGCCGAGAGCGGAATCGCGCATGGTGCCCAGGTGGTGACGCTCGACATTGGCAAGCCAATTGCCGAGGCCATTGCCCCGCTGACCGCCAAAGGCGGATCGGACGCGACCCAGCTACCAATGGTGATGGGCGATGATGTCGCCACCATATTGTTCACGTCGGGCTCGACCGGCCAGTCGAAGGGAGCCTGGTCAACCCATCAGGCGGTGGTGCAGGGCACGTTCAACTATATCGTGCAGACCGCCACCATCGTCCATGTACTGACATCGGTCGGCAACGCACCCGAGGGTCAAGCCTCCACGCTGCTCAACGTTCCCCTGTTCCATGTGACGGGCGAGGTGCCGGTATTCCTCCAGAGCTTTGCCATTGGCCGCAAGCTGGTGATGATGCCCAAATGGGATGCCGAAGAGGCGATGCGGCTGATCGAAAAGGAAAAGATCACCTATTTCGTCGGCGTGCCGCTGATGAGCTATGAAATGCTGATCCACCCCAACCGCGACAAATATGACCTGTCGAGCTGCAAAAGCTTTGCCGCTGGTGGTGCGCCACGCCCGCGCGATCACGTCAAGCGGCTGGCCGATGGCATGGGTGGCGGCATGCCGCTGCTCGGCTATGGTCTGACCGAGACCAATGGCGTCGGCTGCGGCAACCTCAACGACAATTATATCGCCAAGCCCGACAGCACCGGCCCCGCCAGCCTGCCGCTGGTGGACCTTGCCATCATCGATGATGCCGGCAATGTCCTGCCGCAGGGACAGGTCGGTGAGGTGTCGATCCGCACCATCGCCAATTTCGAAGGCTATTGGAACAATGAGGCGGCGACCAAGGCCGCCTTTACCGATGACGGCCGCTTCCGCACCGGCGACCTGGGTTATCTTGACGAGGACGGTTATCTGTTCATCGTTGATCGCAAGAAGGACATTATCATCCGTGGCGGCGAGAATATCAGCTGCCCGGAAGTGGAAAGCGCCATCTATGCCCATGCGCCGGTCGCCGAATGTTCGGTGTTCGGCCTGCCCGACGAGCGGTTCGGCGAGATTGTCGGCGCGGTCGTCCGCTTCAAGCCCGACGAGCCATCAACCGAAGAGGCGCTGCGCGAGCATCTGAACGCCACCCTTGCAGCGTTCAAGGTGCCGGCCCGCATCTGGCTGGTCGATGAGCCGCTGCCGGTGCTCGGCACGGGCAAGCTCGACCGGGTCGGCCTGCGCAAGACCTATCAGGCGAAGTTCGCCGCGGAAGGCTAA
- the lgt gene encoding prolipoprotein diacylglyceryl transferase: protein MRIKTTGEKTLLVSLAADATAYVNFADLGLSPVAFSPFGLDIRWYSLAYIVGIFAGYWLVRKMCRQPGAPMTDRHIDDLLFYAMLGVIVGGRIGYVLFYNLSEYLADPLAVFRLWDGGMSFHGGAAGVTLAIWWIARRDRLSFLRVCDYVAVVVPIGMLLGRLANFVNGELWGRVSDVPWAMIFPDALTADPRHPSQLYQAGLEGLLMLVILSYLFWRTHARYYPGRLVGVFAVGLGLARFIVEFVREPDAQLAEFTATTGLSMGQWLTIPLILLGLWLVWTSKGRRQRIEPIAGPDSVA from the coding sequence ATGAGGATCAAAACCACTGGGGAAAAGACCTTGCTCGTTTCGCTTGCAGCTGACGCTACGGCTTATGTGAATTTTGCCGATCTTGGCCTGTCACCGGTCGCCTTTTCGCCGTTCGGGCTGGACATTCGCTGGTACAGCCTCGCCTATATCGTCGGGATATTTGCCGGTTATTGGCTGGTTCGCAAAATGTGCCGGCAACCCGGTGCACCGATGACCGACCGGCATATCGACGACCTGCTGTTCTACGCCATGCTCGGCGTGATTGTCGGCGGGCGGATAGGCTATGTGCTGTTCTACAACCTGTCCGAATATCTTGCCGACCCGCTCGCCGTGTTCCGCCTCTGGGATGGCGGCATGTCGTTCCACGGCGGCGCTGCCGGCGTCACGCTGGCGATCTGGTGGATCGCCCGCCGCGACCGGCTCAGCTTCCTGCGCGTCTGCGACTATGTCGCGGTGGTCGTGCCGATTGGCATGTTGCTTGGCCGGCTCGCGAACTTCGTCAATGGCGAACTGTGGGGCCGGGTAAGCGATGTGCCCTGGGCGATGATCTTCCCTGATGCCCTGACCGCTGATCCGCGTCACCCCAGCCAGCTCTATCAGGCGGGGCTGGAAGGGCTGTTGATGCTGGTGATCCTCAGCTATCTCTTCTGGCGCACCCATGCCCGCTATTATCCCGGTCGTTTGGTCGGTGTCTTTGCCGTTGGCCTTGGTCTGGCGCGCTTCATCGTCGAATTCGTCCGTGAACCCGATGCGCAATTGGCCGAATTCACGGCCACCACTGGCCTTTCTATGGGCCAGTGGCTGACCATTCCGCTGATCCTGCTTGGCCTCTGGCTGGTCTGGACGTCAAAGGGCCGCCGTCAGCGCATCGAACCCATTGCCGGTCCTGACAGCGTCGCCTGA
- a CDS encoding class I SAM-dependent methyltransferase: MVAATHAARGPLSRRLERLIAQGGSIPVSLFMAYANAHYYATRDPLGADGDFITAPEISQMFGELIGLWCADLWMRAGQPDAAWVELGPGRGTLASDALRSMRRFGLDPAVHLVETSPVLRDQQAARVPAAVFHDDVSSLPADRPLIIVANEFFDALPIRQLVRSREGWRERVVTMDGGRFVPAIGQQPMDAAVPSLLRMQPPGTILESCPAGSAIMADLAGTLARQGGALLVIDYGYPATAPGDTLQAVKGHNHVDPFADLGEVDLTAHVDFGALAAVARGVGLRVSGPVGQGPFLRALGLDQRANALMAGQPDRRDAIASQRDRLAEDEQMGQLFKVMAAAAPGWPVPEGFAG, translated from the coding sequence ATGGTTGCGGCAACGCACGCGGCGCGCGGGCCCCTATCCCGCCGCCTCGAAAGGCTGATTGCCCAAGGCGGATCGATCCCGGTCAGCCTGTTCATGGCCTATGCCAACGCCCATTATTATGCGACGCGCGATCCTCTCGGCGCCGACGGGGACTTCATCACCGCGCCGGAAATCAGCCAGATGTTCGGCGAACTCATCGGCCTTTGGTGCGCTGATCTGTGGATGCGCGCCGGCCAGCCCGATGCCGCTTGGGTCGAGCTGGGGCCGGGACGCGGCACGCTGGCCAGCGACGCCTTGCGTTCAATGCGTCGCTTCGGGCTCGACCCGGCGGTGCATCTGGTCGAAACCAGCCCGGTGCTGCGCGATCAACAGGCGGCAAGGGTGCCGGCAGCGGTTTTTCACGATGATGTGTCGAGCTTGCCGGCTGACCGGCCGTTGATCATCGTCGCCAATGAATTTTTCGATGCCTTGCCGATCCGGCAGCTGGTGCGCTCGCGCGAGGGCTGGCGCGAGCGGGTGGTAACGATGGACGGCGGGCGCTTTGTTCCCGCCATCGGCCAGCAGCCGATGGACGCTGCCGTGCCGTCGCTGCTCCGCATGCAGCCGCCGGGGACGATCCTTGAAAGCTGCCCTGCCGGGTCTGCGATCATGGCGGACCTTGCCGGGACACTGGCGCGGCAGGGTGGGGCCTTGCTGGTCATCGACTATGGTTATCCCGCCACTGCGCCCGGCGACACATTACAGGCGGTCAAGGGGCACAATCATGTCGATCCCTTCGCCGATCTGGGGGAGGTCGATCTGACGGCTCATGTCGATTTCGGCGCATTGGCTGCCGTGGCGCGCGGGGTTGGCCTGCGGGTGTCCGGGCCGGTGGGGCAGGGGCCATTCCTGCGTGCGCTTGGGCTGGATCAGCGCGCCAATGCGTTGATGGCTGGACAGCCGGACCGGCGCGATGCCATTGCGTCCCAGCGCGACAGGCTGGCGGAGGATGAACAAATGGGTCAATTGTTCAAGGTGATGGCAGCCGCTGCTCCCGGCTGGCCGGTGCCGGAGGGGTTTGCCGGATGA
- a CDS encoding GNAT family N-acetyltransferase, producing MTMVADFSVAEPVLADAEALSAMAQASFCDTFAYRNYPADDLAGFLATAMGPERYAAQIADPAYGLRIVRNLSNEIIGFIKMGPNDLPLVDGDQNDAVRELHQLYLLPAAKGTGMADFLMNWGVEWARAEGARSLYLSVYFENIRAQKFYARHGFVEIGKNPFWVGQTCDDDRVWRRPL from the coding sequence ATGACGATGGTTGCGGATTTTTCGGTTGCCGAACCGGTGCTGGCTGATGCGGAGGCACTGTCCGCCATGGCGCAGGCCAGCTTTTGCGATACTTTTGCCTATCGCAATTATCCGGCGGATGATCTTGCCGGATTTCTCGCCACGGCGATGGGGCCGGAGCGTTATGCGGCACAAATCGCCGATCCTGCCTACGGCTTGCGGATTGTCCGCAATTTATCCAATGAAATCATTGGCTTCATCAAAATGGGGCCGAATGACCTGCCCCTGGTCGATGGTGATCAAAATGATGCGGTCCGCGAACTCCACCAACTTTACCTTCTGCCTGCGGCAAAAGGTACGGGAATGGCTGATTTCCTCATGAATTGGGGTGTTGAATGGGCCCGGGCAGAGGGCGCAAGGTCGCTCTATCTCAGCGTCTACTTCGAAAATATCCGCGCCCAGAAATTCTACGCCCGCCACGGCTTTGTCGAAATCGGAAAAAATCCCTTCTGGGTTGGCCAAACCTGCGATGACGACCGCGTCTGGCGCCGCCCGCTATGA
- the pgeF gene encoding peptidoglycan editing factor PgeF, translating into MTESVPLWRSAALDGIPHGFAGRRGGISTGAFASLNVGTGSGEDEAIVMENRRRAAAAVLPGADLATVYQVHGRTCITTDHAWPMDERPHADALVTATPGLILGILTADCVPVLFADRTARVVGAAHAGWKGALAGVTDATIDAMEALGADPSYIIAAIGPSIARASYEVDVPLRDAVCADDPSNERFFTDGLRPDRWQFDLPAYVASRLANRGIRRVDMLGLDTYAGNTDFFSFRRATHGGEPAYGRQLSMIGLAG; encoded by the coding sequence ATGACCGAATCCGTCCCCCTCTGGCGCTCCGCCGCGCTCGATGGCATCCCCCACGGCTTCGCAGGTCGCCGAGGCGGCATCTCGACCGGTGCCTTCGCCAGTCTCAATGTGGGCACCGGGTCCGGTGAGGATGAGGCCATCGTGATGGAAAACCGCCGCCGCGCCGCCGCCGCTGTGCTCCCCGGCGCCGACCTCGCCACCGTTTATCAGGTGCATGGCCGCACCTGCATCACCACCGATCACGCCTGGCCGATGGACGAGCGTCCGCACGCGGATGCGCTCGTCACCGCCACGCCCGGCCTCATCCTCGGCATATTGACCGCCGACTGCGTCCCGGTGCTTTTCGCCGATCGCACCGCGCGCGTCGTCGGTGCGGCCCACGCCGGCTGGAAGGGCGCGCTGGCTGGCGTCACCGACGCTACAATCGACGCCATGGAGGCGTTGGGAGCGGATCCGAGCTACATCATCGCGGCAATCGGCCCCAGTATCGCACGTGCCTCTTATGAGGTCGACGTACCGCTACGCGATGCCGTCTGCGCTGACGATCCGTCGAATGAACGATTCTTCACCGACGGACTCCGCCCCGATCGCTGGCAGTTCGATTTGCCTGCCTATGTGGCATCACGCCTTGCCAACCGCGGTATTCGCCGGGTCGACATGCTCGGGCTGGATACTTATGCAGGGAACACTGATTTCTTCAGCTTCCGCCGCGCAACCCATGGCGGAGAGCCGGCGTACGGACGTCAGCTCAGCATGATTGGGCTAGCAGGATGA
- a CDS encoding SLC13 family permease — translation MNAKLAGLLGGIAVFASMLLLPAPDGMSATAWMVAALTILMAIWWMTEAVPLTVTALLPFLMVPLFGIMPAGAIAKEYYSPILFLILGGAFIALAIERVGLHRRLALALLARAGGTAWGLLFAFMMATAILSMFISNTSTALIMMPIAIAVLAAAKTAEGETSGMAGALAMGIAFAASIGGLGTLVGSPTNAIAAGLIEKALNLQINFALWAAYGVPIVLLAIPLAMVILIRVQRLPRDGFDVASAKAAIGHAGTWTVAEKRLVPVFLLVFTSWVAQPWVEPLLPAGALTDGTIAVAGAMLLFVVPDGTGRPLLVWKEADRAPWGVIMMFGGGLALAAAITESGLAAWLGDVLAPLRHVNPIVIALILCGLVVLITEFASNVATASGVMPVVAALIGATGVDPLVLAMPAALAASWGFMLPSGTGPNAIAWASGHIALPRMLKAGLWLDFAGIPLIVGVCWAVTAILR, via the coding sequence ATGAACGCCAAACTCGCGGGCTTGCTGGGCGGTATTGCGGTCTTTGCATCGATGCTGCTGCTGCCAGCGCCGGACGGCATGTCGGCCACTGCATGGATGGTGGCTGCGCTGACGATTTTGATGGCGATATGGTGGATGACAGAAGCTGTGCCGCTGACAGTCACTGCTTTGCTGCCTTTCCTCATGGTGCCGCTGTTCGGGATTATGCCGGCTGGCGCAATAGCCAAGGAATATTACTCACCAATCCTCTTTCTTATCCTGGGTGGGGCTTTCATCGCCCTGGCAATTGAAAGGGTCGGACTGCATCGCCGCTTGGCGCTGGCGTTGCTTGCGCGCGCCGGTGGCACGGCATGGGGTCTTTTGTTTGCGTTCATGATGGCTACCGCCATTCTGTCTATGTTCATTTCGAATACGTCGACCGCGCTGATCATGATGCCTATTGCCATTGCGGTGCTGGCGGCGGCGAAGACAGCTGAGGGCGAGACCTCTGGCATGGCTGGCGCCTTGGCCATGGGCATTGCCTTTGCCGCGTCGATTGGCGGATTGGGCACCTTGGTCGGATCACCCACCAATGCCATCGCCGCTGGACTCATCGAAAAGGCTCTTAACCTCCAGATCAACTTTGCCTTGTGGGCGGCCTATGGTGTCCCGATCGTTCTGTTGGCGATCCCGCTTGCCATGGTGATACTGATCCGCGTCCAACGATTGCCAAGGGATGGTTTCGATGTCGCAAGTGCCAAGGCAGCCATTGGTCATGCCGGCACATGGACTGTCGCGGAAAAGCGATTGGTGCCCGTCTTCCTTCTCGTCTTTACTTCCTGGGTTGCGCAGCCCTGGGTCGAGCCTCTTCTGCCCGCAGGGGCATTGACCGACGGTACGATTGCAGTTGCGGGAGCGATGCTGCTCTTTGTGGTGCCCGATGGAACCGGCCGTCCGCTTCTGGTTTGGAAGGAAGCTGATCGAGCCCCGTGGGGAGTGATCATGATGTTCGGTGGCGGTTTGGCTCTGGCTGCGGCCATTACCGAGTCTGGTCTGGCGGCGTGGCTGGGAGACGTGCTGGCCCCCCTCCGCCATGTTAATCCTATCGTGATAGCCTTGATCTTGTGCGGTTTGGTTGTGCTTATCACCGAATTTGCTTCCAATGTGGCGACGGCCAGTGGCGTCATGCCAGTGGTTGCGGCCCTGATCGGAGCGACAGGCGTAGATCCTCTTGTTCTTGCAATGCCCGCAGCATTGGCTGCCAGCTGGGGCTTCATGCTGCCGTCGGGCACGGGGCCAAACGCCATCGCTTGGGCGAGTGGCCACATAGCTTTGCCACGGATGTTGAAAGCTGGCTTGTGGCTTGATTTTGCTGGCATCCCCCTCATCGTTGGCGTCTGCTGGGCAGTTACCGCTATCCTGCGTTGA